The DNA window CTCCAGCCGCTCCCGCACATACCGCTCGCACAGCTCGGCGATCTGCCGGTCCAGCAGCCGCGTCGAAGCCCCGGCCGCCCGTCCCCCGCCGTCCACCTCCACGGTGACGCCGCGCAGCTGCTCCGGCAGCCGCCCGTACACCGCCCGCCGCTCCCGGGGGTCGCCCACCAGCACCAGCAGTTGCGCGCCGCTGCCCGGCCACCGCCGGGCCAGCTCGGCCGCGACCATCTCCGCCGTGCGGTTGCGCTGGTTCTCGACCCGGTTGCGGTAGTGCCACTCGGCGCGGTCGGACGGCACCGTACGGTGCCCCCGGCCCTGCCAGTCCCGGCCCTCCGCCTGGCCGACGGGCTCCCGCCCATGGGGGGCGCGCAGCTCCATGTCCACGCCGCCTCGGTCGACGTACGCGACCAGGCAGAGCGGTTCCTCGCCGAGCAGCCCCATCAGCGGCGCGACATGCGGCAGCGCCGACCACCAGGTGTCGACGGTCAGGGGCGAGGCGTCCAGCGGCAGGTCGAGCACCACCTCTCCGCCGGTGGCGAAGACCGCCCGCCCGGCCGGGGCGCGCGAGACGGGTTCGGCGGCGAGCCGTTCCAGGACGGCGGACCGGGTGGGGGTGTCCACACCCTGCTCCACCAGGCGGTCGGCCACCGAGCGTTCGCGCAGCTGCCGCAGCTTGGCGGCGTCGGCGGTGGCGCGTGAGGTGTCCAGATAGACGGAGGCCCAGGGGCCGGAGTGGTCGAGAAGCGGTTTGAGAAAGCCGATTTCCATGATCTCCCCCATGCTCGGGGACACTGATCATCACCAGGACGGACGCCTACCCCGCCCCGTCCCACGAATGCCGGGCACCGGGCACGCGTGCGGGCGCGGCCGAGGGGGCACGAGGCTCTGTACGACGGCGGAACGACCGGAGGATGCCTTGGCCAGAGTCCTGCTGCGGGTCCATGCCCAGGTGTCGGG is part of the Peterkaempfera bronchialis genome and encodes:
- a CDS encoding baeRF2 domain-containing protein, which translates into the protein MEIGFLKPLLDHSGPWASVYLDTSRATADAAKLRQLRERSVADRLVEQGVDTPTRSAVLERLAAEPVSRAPAGRAVFATGGEVVLDLPLDASPLTVDTWWSALPHVAPLMGLLGEEPLCLVAYVDRGGVDMELRAPHGREPVGQAEGRDWQGRGHRTVPSDRAEWHYRNRVENQRNRTAEMVAAELARRWPGSGAQLLVLVGDPRERRAVYGRLPEQLRGVTVEVDGGGRAAGASTRLLDRQIAELCERYVRERLEEFLSRFRAGRGRPGEHGALGVDTGPGGAAEGMPAVVDAARGRQVAALLLGRAGADPARSVWVGPEPEQVAVQRGQVRAMGVPEPVAARADDALLRCAAAADAEVLAVPDDVAGPVGGLGAVLRWAV